Proteins encoded by one window of Streptomyces sp. NBC_01571:
- a CDS encoding carbohydrate ABC transporter permease has protein sequence MTTLQPPAAVTRRPERPPGKRDRRSWTGWGFIGPFAVVFAFVFLAPIAYSIYLSLFRDKLIGGTSFVGLDNYQQALQDQQFWDSLARVSLFLAVQVPIMLGIALFVALTLDSGRLYGRDFFRISIFLPYAVPAVVATLMWGFMYGTRFGLVGDINSAFGVTLPDPLSSNLILASIGNIVTWEFVGYNMLIFYSALRVIPQSLYEAAEIDGAGQIRVITAIKLPAIRGALVIATIFSIIGSFQLFNEPSILRPLARNAITTDYTPNFYTYSLSFNGQQHNYSAAVAIIMGLITMVIAYVVQLRGMRKGA, from the coding sequence ATGACGACGCTTCAACCCCCCGCGGCCGTGACACGGCGTCCGGAGAGGCCTCCGGGGAAACGGGACCGCCGCTCCTGGACAGGCTGGGGGTTCATCGGCCCCTTCGCGGTGGTCTTCGCCTTCGTCTTCCTGGCTCCGATCGCCTATTCGATCTATCTCAGCCTCTTCCGCGACAAGCTCATCGGCGGCACGTCCTTCGTCGGCCTCGACAACTACCAACAGGCTCTCCAGGACCAGCAGTTCTGGGACTCCCTGGCCCGCGTCTCGCTGTTCCTGGCGGTCCAGGTGCCGATCATGCTCGGCATCGCCCTGTTCGTGGCGCTCACCCTGGACAGCGGCCGCCTGTACGGCCGGGACTTCTTCCGGATATCGATCTTCCTGCCGTACGCGGTGCCCGCCGTGGTCGCCACCCTGATGTGGGGCTTCATGTACGGCACCCGGTTCGGCCTGGTCGGCGACATCAACAGCGCCTTCGGCGTCACCCTGCCCGACCCGCTCTCCTCGAACCTCATCCTGGCGTCGATCGGCAACATCGTCACCTGGGAGTTCGTCGGCTACAACATGCTGATCTTCTACTCGGCGCTGCGGGTGATCCCGCAGTCCCTGTACGAGGCGGCGGAGATCGACGGCGCCGGGCAGATCCGCGTCATCACGGCCATCAAGCTCCCCGCGATCCGCGGCGCCCTGGTCATCGCGACGATCTTCTCGATCATCGGCAGCTTCCAGCTGTTCAACGAGCCGAGCATCCTGCGGCCGCTGGCACGCAACGCCATCACGACGGACTACACCCCGAACTTCTACACGTACTCGTTGTCCTTCAACGGGCAGCAGCACAACTACTCCGCGGCGGTCGCCATCATCATGGGGCTGATCACCATGGTCATCGCCTATGTCGTGCAGCTCCGCGGCATGCGCAAGGGAGCGTGA
- a CDS encoding LacI family DNA-binding transcriptional regulator, which produces MADVARLAGVSSQTVSRVSNGYDGVNEETRQQVLAAMKELGYRPNSAARALKRGEFRTIGVITFNLSTTGNMRTLEAIATSAAQEGYAVTLLPVAVPTQDEVRGAFSRLGELAVDAVIAIMEVHLLDAATISLPPHVQVVVADSDAGDRYAVVDTDQAGGARAAVRHLLDLGHRTVWHLAGPEESFAAQRRADAWNAALTEEGRVAPPLVRGDWSAESGYRAGLRLADERDCTAVFAANDQMALGLLRALHERGRRIPEDVSVIGFDDIPEAGSFLPPLTTVHQDFAEVGRLCVEGVLRRMHLDGTEHGTTLVPTKLVVRASTGPSPARERCDGGTRVALDAG; this is translated from the coding sequence ATGGCGGACGTCGCGCGGCTGGCCGGCGTGTCCTCGCAGACGGTCTCGCGCGTGTCCAATGGTTACGACGGTGTCAACGAGGAGACCCGGCAGCAGGTACTCGCGGCCATGAAGGAGCTGGGATACCGGCCCAACAGCGCGGCCCGGGCCCTGAAGCGCGGTGAGTTCCGCACCATCGGCGTCATCACCTTCAACCTCTCCACCACGGGCAACATGCGCACGCTGGAGGCGATCGCCACCTCCGCGGCGCAGGAGGGCTACGCCGTCACGCTCCTGCCCGTCGCCGTCCCCACCCAGGACGAGGTGCGGGGCGCCTTCTCCCGACTGGGCGAGCTCGCCGTCGACGCCGTCATCGCCATCATGGAAGTGCACCTGCTCGACGCGGCGACCATCTCCCTGCCTCCCCATGTACAGGTCGTCGTGGCCGACTCCGACGCCGGTGACCGCTACGCCGTGGTCGACACCGACCAGGCGGGAGGAGCCCGCGCCGCCGTACGGCACCTGCTGGACCTCGGCCATCGCACCGTCTGGCACCTCGCGGGTCCGGAGGAGTCGTTCGCGGCACAACGTCGCGCCGACGCCTGGAACGCCGCGCTGACCGAGGAGGGGCGCGTCGCACCGCCTCTCGTGCGGGGCGACTGGTCGGCGGAGTCCGGCTACCGCGCGGGTCTGCGACTCGCGGACGAGCGGGACTGCACGGCGGTGTTCGCCGCCAACGACCAGATGGCCCTGGGGCTCCTGCGGGCCCTGCACGAGCGGGGCCGGAGGATTCCCGAGGACGTCAGTGTCATCGGCTTCGACGACATTCCGGAGGCCGGTTCCTTCCTGCCGCCGCTGACCACCGTGCACCAGGACTTCGCCGAGGTGGGACGCCTCTGCGTGGAGGGCGTCCTGCGGCGGATGCATCTGGACGGGACGGAACACGGGACCACCCTCGTCCCCACGAAGCTCGTGGTGCGCGCCAGCACCGGGCCGTCGCCCGCCCGGGAACGGTGTGACGGCGGCACGCGGGTGGCACTCGACGCCGGGTGA
- a CDS encoding DUF5959 family protein, translating into MLGRRSPGVLHLHDQFDAEVLVTSSFVSGRLAMSLSPSDLENWSRALDLLAAGEDICWRDDDHSPEIRIQPYNEEHETAAVRVEDLGSSCVSVFLPMSLEEGWIDEQRRLLVLVRKEWPSKVLQSSPGVYEWRR; encoded by the coding sequence GTGCTGGGGCGTCGGTCGCCGGGTGTGCTGCATCTTCACGACCAGTTCGACGCAGAGGTCCTTGTCACGAGCAGCTTTGTCAGCGGGCGACTGGCCATGTCCCTGTCCCCTTCCGACCTGGAGAACTGGTCGCGTGCCTTGGACCTGCTCGCTGCCGGCGAGGACATCTGCTGGAGGGATGACGACCACAGCCCGGAGATCAGGATCCAGCCGTACAACGAAGAGCATGAGACGGCCGCTGTCCGTGTAGAGGATCTGGGCAGCTCGTGCGTCTCCGTGTTCCTTCCCATGAGTCTTGAGGAGGGTTGGATCGACGAGCAGCGCAGGCTGCTTGTACTGGTGCGGAAGGAGTGGCCGAGCAAAGTCCTGCAGTCATCACCAGGTGTCTATGAGTGGCGGCGCTGA
- a CDS encoding IS3 family transposase has translation MLIKTECIRGRVFATRAEANLALFGYIDGFYNSRRNQKRLDYLSPIEFEEKHYADQATTKRTNLKLRQPALTS, from the coding sequence ATGCTGATCAAGACGGAGTGCATCCGCGGGCGCGTCTTCGCTACCCGGGCCGAGGCGAACCTCGCGCTGTTCGGGTACATCGACGGCTTCTACAACTCCCGTCGAAACCAGAAACGACTCGACTACCTCAGTCCGATTGAGTTCGAGGAGAAGCACTACGCCGACCAGGCAACGACCAAACGAACGAACCTGAAACTCCGTCAACCCGCTCTGACCAGCTGA
- a CDS encoding carbohydrate ABC transporter permease: MSSTSSPVTTGSHPAPAEVGGASKGAPRLRTPRKNASRRPKRSILLTVLTGLILVYTVVPLLWLVISATKTQDGLAHSSGLWFSHKFALWSNIHDTFTYHDGIFVRWLLNTLLYVVLGAGGATLLAILGGYALAKFKFPGKRAVFAVVIGAVAVPGTALAVPTFLMFSKMGLTDTPWAVIIPSLVSPFGLYLMWVFASEAIPTELMEAARIDGAGEIRTFFQVVLPLLAPGTVTVLLFTTVATWNNYFLPLIMLKDPKWYPLTLGLDAWNSQAQTIGGDVIFNLVITGSLLTIVPLIAAFLLLQKYWQSGLAAGSVKE; this comes from the coding sequence ATGAGCAGCACGAGCAGCCCCGTCACCACCGGCTCCCATCCCGCACCCGCCGAGGTCGGCGGCGCCTCCAAGGGGGCACCCCGACTGCGCACCCCCCGCAAGAACGCGTCCAGGCGCCCCAAGCGCAGCATTCTCCTGACCGTGCTCACCGGCTTGATCCTGGTCTACACGGTGGTGCCCCTGCTGTGGCTGGTCATCAGCGCCACCAAGACCCAGGACGGACTCGCCCACTCGTCCGGACTGTGGTTCAGCCACAAGTTCGCCCTGTGGAGCAACATCCACGACACGTTCACGTACCACGACGGCATCTTCGTCCGATGGTTGCTGAACACCCTGCTGTACGTCGTGCTCGGCGCCGGCGGCGCCACCCTCCTGGCGATCCTGGGCGGCTACGCGCTGGCGAAGTTCAAGTTCCCCGGAAAACGTGCCGTGTTCGCCGTGGTCATCGGTGCCGTTGCCGTGCCCGGCACCGCCCTGGCGGTACCGACCTTCCTGATGTTCAGCAAGATGGGGCTGACCGACACGCCCTGGGCGGTGATCATCCCCTCGCTCGTGTCGCCCTTCGGTCTGTATCTGATGTGGGTCTTCGCCAGTGAGGCCATCCCCACCGAGCTGATGGAGGCCGCCCGCATCGACGGAGCGGGCGAGATCCGCACCTTCTTCCAGGTGGTCCTGCCGCTGCTCGCCCCCGGCACCGTGACGGTCCTGCTGTTCACCACGGTCGCGACCTGGAACAACTACTTCCTGCCGCTGATCATGCTGAAGGACCCGAAGTGGTACCCCCTGACGCTGGGCCTGGACGCGTGGAACTCCCAGGCCCAGACCATCGGTGGCGACGTGATCTTCAACCTGGTGATCACCGGTTCGCTGCTCACCATCGTGCCGCTGATCGCCGCGTTCCTGCTGCTGCAGAAGTACTGGCAGTCCGGGCTCGCCGCCGGAAGCGTCAAGGAATAG
- a CDS encoding reverse transcriptase domain-containing protein, whose amino-acid sequence MRERKIPKLGGSGKVRKLGILTVSDRVVQAALKLVLEPIFEADFLPVSYGFRPMRRAHDAIAEIHRYGTSGYRWVLDADIEACFDVHRPHGPHGPSARESQGQARAAAGQGVSQGRPPH is encoded by the coding sequence GTGCGCGAACGCAAGATCCCCAAGCTCGGCGGAAGCGGGAAGGTGCGCAAGCTCGGCATCCTGACCGTCTCCGACCGGGTGGTCCAGGCAGCCCTCAAGCTGGTGCTGGAGCCAATCTTCGAGGCCGACTTCCTGCCGGTCTCCTACGGTTTCCGGCCCATGCGGCGCGCACACGACGCGATCGCCGAGATCCACCGCTACGGCACCAGTGGCTATCGCTGGGTGCTGGATGCGGACATCGAGGCGTGCTTCGATGTCCATCGACCACACGGCCCTCATGGACCGAGTGCGCGCGAGAGTCAAGGACAAGCGCGTGCTGCGGCTGGTCAAGGCGTTTCTCAAGGCCGGCCTCCTCACTGA
- a CDS encoding group II intron maturase-specific domain-containing protein, which produces MLRLVKAFLKAGLLTEGGGREETFTRTPQGGILSPLLANIALPMLDEHVMEPWEPGGRMSTRGRRARHRLHGRANWRIVRYADDFVVLVDGSRDDLARLREDIADVLHPLGLRLSPAKTQIVHMSDGFDFLGFHIQWRRRRGSNKWYVYTFIAKRPIRQLKDKIRGLTNRTSQQDPGTVLKRINSILRGWVNYFKHAVCKTTLKALDQFVWRRVTSWWMVLHRWRWKDVHRRFTDRDGRWHKLSADGIELFPTVSIAVTRYRYRGNTIPNPWALNHA; this is translated from the coding sequence GTGCTGCGGCTGGTCAAGGCGTTTCTCAAGGCCGGCCTCCTCACTGAGGGCGGCGGCCGCGAGGAGACCTTCACCCGCACTCCGCAGGGCGGCATCCTCTCCCCGCTGCTGGCGAACATCGCCCTGCCCATGCTCGACGAGCACGTGATGGAGCCGTGGGAGCCGGGCGGGAGGATGTCCACCAGAGGCAGGCGGGCACGCCATCGTCTCCACGGCCGCGCGAACTGGCGCATCGTCCGCTACGCGGATGACTTCGTCGTCCTGGTCGACGGCAGCCGTGATGACCTCGCCCGTCTGCGCGAGGACATCGCCGACGTACTGCACCCTCTCGGGCTGAGGCTGTCACCGGCCAAGACGCAGATCGTGCACATGTCGGACGGGTTCGACTTTCTTGGGTTCCACATCCAGTGGCGCCGAAGGCGAGGCTCGAACAAGTGGTACGTCTACACCTTCATCGCCAAAAGACCCATCCGGCAGCTGAAGGACAAGATCCGTGGCCTGACGAACAGAACGTCGCAGCAGGACCCCGGGACCGTGCTGAAGAGGATCAACTCGATTCTCCGCGGCTGGGTCAACTACTTCAAGCACGCGGTATGCAAGACCACGCTGAAAGCCCTGGACCAGTTCGTATGGCGACGGGTGACCAGCTGGTGGATGGTGCTGCATCGCTGGAGGTGGAAGGACGTCCACCGACGCTTCACCGACCGCGACGGCCGGTGGCACAAGCTCTCGGCGGACGGGATCGAACTGTTCCCCACGGTCTCGATCGCGGTCACCCGCTACCGATACCGGGGCAACACGATCCCCAACCCCTGGGCACTCAACCACGCTTGA
- a CDS encoding alpha/beta hydrolase has protein sequence MPISGSIVGRRRGAVVFASAVFCSTALSVAYPAPADVPFPSAPAPRLDWQPCAEGPEFDCAIAKVPLDYLDPGRRTIELAVIRRKATGPGRRAGTLFFNPGGPGGPGTVQMPQNYESFPREVRERFDIVSWDPRGVGNSTAVTCFASTGEAAAWSAGKPAGLPVGEQQRAAWIAAYADLGRRCEQRDPELLRHVSTADTARDLDQLRQAVGDPQLTYLGVSYGTFLGATYANLFPGKVRAMVLDSNIDPQAWTNHASDAEPRLTPFLRMGSDVSAAATLDQFLTLCGSASTTGCAFSAGGAKATRDKFDELMRRLRQHPVGEWTYGRTVADVVSALYVVHPGWTDLAGRLQDLWRGRVPQSAAPSPAPPVPVPYTGDDQAGSILCSDSPSPRDPVVYHALEEAAALRAGDAGRFWAWAAEPCATWPVIAANRYRGPWNEPTAHPLLVVGTTYDPATPYAGAQAMVKELASARLLTNHGYGHTALLNPSACVREYESRYFVDGTLPPAGATCQPDVRPFPAPKPRGGIATGGGGTAGTTS, from the coding sequence GTGCCGATATCCGGTTCCATAGTGGGCCGTCGGCGTGGGGCCGTGGTCTTCGCGTCGGCGGTGTTCTGTTCCACGGCCCTCTCGGTGGCGTACCCCGCTCCGGCCGACGTGCCGTTCCCCTCGGCACCCGCCCCGCGGCTGGACTGGCAGCCCTGCGCCGAGGGACCGGAGTTCGACTGCGCGATCGCCAAGGTACCGCTGGACTACCTCGACCCCGGCCGTCGCACCATCGAGCTGGCCGTCATCAGACGAAAGGCGACCGGCCCCGGACGTCGCGCAGGCACCTTGTTCTTCAATCCCGGTGGCCCGGGCGGCCCCGGAACGGTGCAGATGCCGCAGAACTACGAGTCCTTCCCCCGCGAGGTACGGGAGCGGTTCGACATCGTCAGCTGGGATCCTCGCGGAGTCGGCAACAGCACCGCGGTGACTTGCTTCGCGAGCACCGGGGAAGCCGCGGCCTGGAGCGCCGGCAAGCCGGCCGGTCTCCCGGTGGGCGAACAGCAGCGGGCGGCCTGGATCGCCGCGTACGCGGATCTGGGCCGGCGCTGTGAGCAGCGTGACCCCGAGCTCCTGCGCCATGTGTCGACCGCCGACACCGCCCGCGACCTCGACCAGCTCCGCCAGGCGGTGGGCGACCCGCAACTGACCTACCTCGGCGTCTCCTACGGCACGTTCCTCGGCGCCACCTACGCCAACCTCTTCCCCGGCAAGGTCCGCGCGATGGTCCTCGACAGCAACATCGACCCGCAGGCCTGGACGAACCACGCCTCGGACGCGGAACCACGGCTGACGCCGTTCCTGCGCATGGGTTCGGACGTCAGCGCCGCGGCGACCCTGGACCAGTTCCTGACCCTGTGCGGGTCCGCCTCCACGACCGGCTGCGCCTTCTCCGCCGGCGGTGCGAAAGCCACCCGGGACAAGTTCGACGAGCTGATGCGGCGCCTGCGGCAGCATCCGGTGGGCGAGTGGACCTACGGCCGGACGGTCGCCGACGTGGTGAGCGCCCTCTACGTCGTCCACCCCGGCTGGACGGACCTCGCGGGAAGGTTGCAGGACCTGTGGCGGGGGCGCGTTCCGCAGTCGGCCGCACCGTCGCCCGCGCCGCCGGTCCCGGTCCCGTACACGGGAGACGACCAGGCCGGCTCCATCCTCTGCTCCGACAGTCCCTCTCCCCGTGACCCCGTTGTGTACCACGCGCTGGAGGAGGCTGCCGCGCTACGCGCGGGTGACGCCGGACGTTTCTGGGCCTGGGCCGCGGAGCCGTGTGCCACCTGGCCCGTCATCGCCGCGAACCGCTACCGCGGGCCGTGGAACGAGCCGACGGCACACCCCCTCCTGGTCGTCGGCACCACCTACGACCCAGCGACTCCGTACGCGGGCGCGCAGGCCATGGTCAAGGAACTGGCCTCCGCCCGTCTGCTCACCAACCACGGCTACGGACACACGGCGCTGCTCAATCCCAGCGCCTGCGTCAGGGAGTACGAGAGCCGCTACTTCGTGGACGGCACCCTCCCGCCCGCCGGAGCGACGTGCCAACCGGATGTACGTCCCTTCCCCGCCCCCAAACCGCGGGGCGGCATCGCCACCGGAGGCGGCGGGACGGCCGGCACCACCTCCTGA
- a CDS encoding transposase → MEPLLPPPRTGPKGGRREKHARRRIVDAIFYVVRTGCAWRQLPHDFPPWQTVYWYFVRWHDEGTVARLHDVLRVQVRQAEGREAEPPAGLIDSQSVRTADTAPSATRGFGAGKKVKGRSWSPIPSACCWPSTSWPRASRTAREPSDRCCGHVWTTRQCGRSGPTRASPAAWSTGLPISSAANWRSSASAQASAASRSNPSGGRRATS, encoded by the coding sequence GTGGAGCCTCTGCTCCCGCCACCGCGAACGGGACCGAAGGGCGGGCGGCGCGAGAAACACGCGCGCCGCCGGATCGTGGACGCGATCTTCTACGTGGTGCGGACCGGCTGCGCCTGGCGGCAGTTGCCGCATGACTTCCCGCCCTGGCAGACCGTGTACTGGTACTTCGTGCGGTGGCACGACGAGGGCACCGTCGCCCGACTCCACGACGTTCTGCGCGTCCAGGTCCGACAGGCTGAAGGGAGAGAAGCGGAACCGCCTGCCGGGCTGATCGACTCGCAGTCGGTTCGTACTGCTGACACCGCTCCCTCCGCGACGCGCGGCTTCGGCGCGGGCAAGAAGGTCAAGGGGCGTTCCTGGTCACCGATACCCTCGGCCTGTTGCTGGCCATCCACGTCATGGCCGCGAGCATCCAGGACCGCGAGGGAGCCAAGCGACCGCTGCTGTGGGCACGTCTGGACCACCCGTCAGTGCGGAAGATCTGGGCCGACCAGGGCTTCGCCGGCTGCCTGGTCGACTGGGCTGCCCATCTCCTCGGCCGCGAACTGGAGATCGTCCGCAAGTGCCCAGGCCAGCGCGGCTTCCAGGTCCAATCCAAGCGGTGGGCGCCGAGCAACTTCGTGA
- a CDS encoding ABC transporter substrate-binding protein → MRRTTGRLLRGFTLLSVLALGATACGGSDDSGSGQKAVSATDIQAALKKGGSVTVWAWEPTLKTVVADFEKKYPKVKVNLVGDRSGDKHYTALSNAIAAGKGVPDVAQVEYFALSQYSLTKGLSDLAPYGADKLASKYTPGPWNAVSDGDKVYGLPMDSGPMAMFYNKKVFDKYKIAVPTTWGEYVDAARKLHKADPKAYIANDAGDAGFTTSMLWQAGSRPYKVDGTKVAVNFEDAGAKKYTDTWQKLIDEKLLAPINGWTDDWYKGLGDGTIATLTTGAWMPANFVSGVPNASGDWRAAPMPQWAKGEKATAENGGSSLALPALGKNKELAYAFVEYANSGAGVQSRIKEGAFPATKAELQSTDFQNIKFDYFGGQQANKIFAESAANVGSDWSYLPFQQYANSIFNDTVGKAYISGTKLADGLKSWQDASVKYGNEQGFTVSK, encoded by the coding sequence ATGCGCAGAACCACCGGCCGCCTGCTGCGCGGCTTCACCCTCCTGTCCGTCCTCGCCCTGGGGGCGACCGCCTGCGGAGGCTCCGACGACAGCGGCTCCGGCCAGAAGGCGGTCTCCGCCACGGACATCCAGGCGGCCCTCAAGAAGGGCGGCTCGGTCACGGTCTGGGCCTGGGAGCCCACGCTGAAGACGGTCGTCGCCGACTTCGAGAAGAAGTACCCCAAGGTCAAGGTCAACCTCGTCGGCGACCGGTCCGGTGACAAGCACTACACCGCTCTGTCGAACGCCATCGCGGCCGGCAAGGGCGTCCCCGACGTCGCCCAGGTCGAGTACTTCGCGCTGAGTCAGTACTCCCTCACCAAGGGCCTCAGCGACCTGGCCCCCTACGGCGCCGACAAGCTCGCCTCCAAGTACACCCCGGGTCCGTGGAACGCCGTGAGCGACGGTGACAAGGTCTACGGCCTGCCGATGGACTCCGGCCCCATGGCGATGTTCTACAACAAGAAGGTCTTCGACAAGTACAAGATCGCCGTCCCGACCACCTGGGGCGAGTACGTCGACGCGGCTCGCAAGCTGCACAAGGCCGACCCCAAGGCGTACATCGCCAACGACGCCGGTGACGCGGGCTTCACCACCAGCATGCTGTGGCAGGCCGGTTCGCGCCCGTACAAGGTCGACGGCACGAAGGTGGCGGTCAACTTCGAGGACGCGGGCGCCAAGAAGTACACCGACACCTGGCAGAAGCTCATCGACGAGAAGCTCCTCGCGCCCATCAACGGCTGGACCGACGACTGGTACAAGGGCCTCGGCGACGGCACCATCGCCACCCTGACCACCGGCGCCTGGATGCCCGCCAACTTCGTCTCCGGGGTGCCGAACGCCTCGGGTGACTGGCGGGCGGCCCCGATGCCGCAGTGGGCCAAGGGAGAGAAGGCGACCGCGGAGAACGGCGGCAGCTCCCTCGCCCTGCCCGCGCTGGGCAAGAACAAGGAACTCGCGTACGCGTTCGTCGAGTACGCCAACTCCGGCGCCGGCGTGCAGAGCCGCATCAAGGAGGGCGCGTTCCCGGCGACCAAGGCCGAACTCCAGTCCACCGACTTCCAGAACATCAAGTTCGACTACTTCGGCGGCCAGCAGGCCAACAAGATCTTCGCCGAGTCCGCCGCCAACGTCGGCAGCGACTGGTCGTACCTGCCCTTCCAGCAGTACGCCAACTCGATCTTCAACGACACCGTCGGCAAGGCCTACATCTCCGGCACCAAGCTGGCCGATGGTCTGAAGTCCTGGCAGGACGCCTCCGTCAAGTACGGCAACGAGCAGGGCTTCACCGTCTCGAAGTGA